In Campylobacter mucosalis, a single window of DNA contains:
- a CDS encoding oligosaccharide flippase family protein codes for MALNLVSQIIVFMVSMGINFILTPFILKSLGNEAYGFVGLTNAIVSYAAVITLAINSMAGRFVAYEWHRGDVKTANCYYSSVIASNVFFTILVLILSSVFILNLELFLDVPEHLKDDVRLTFLFYFLNFCVGLFNAIFSVAIFLKNKLFLLSIRNAISSLILALLIFLLFLSFRPLIAYIAISALVASIFVLFSTLRVAKKITPELKFSISNFSFNAIKTLLKSGIFTSFNALNRILLTGMDLFIANVYLGANMTGILAVSKATPIVAESFVAQISGIFTPKFIEIFSKNDTALLVKEAFFSVRLTAFLIIAPICVFVVFGREFYTLWLSFKDQSEIGLIYEISMIILVPILLISFVFPLFNIDTATNKLMRPAVANTILGVGTILSQIAVLKFTNYGIYGIVVVGVVLYSLRIFIFDPINAALNLNLKLSTFYPPILRCIFIFSVILGVMFCAKNYAQIDIKIWSEFVFYSLLFAVFGYFLSLVFLFSKSEQFVVINFIKSKLKRR; via the coding sequence ATGGCACTAAATTTAGTAAGTCAAATCATCGTTTTTATGGTATCAATGGGGATAAATTTTATCCTCACGCCATTTATCTTAAAGAGCCTTGGAAACGAAGCTTACGGCTTTGTAGGGCTTACAAACGCAATCGTAAGCTACGCAGCCGTCATCACACTAGCCATAAACTCAATGGCAGGTCGCTTTGTCGCCTACGAGTGGCACAGAGGCGATGTGAAAACGGCAAACTGCTACTACTCATCAGTCATCGCTTCAAACGTTTTTTTTACCATTTTGGTGCTGATTTTAAGCTCGGTTTTTATCCTAAATTTAGAGCTTTTCTTAGATGTGCCAGAGCATTTAAAAGACGATGTTAGGCTTACTTTTTTGTTTTATTTTTTAAATTTTTGCGTTGGGCTTTTTAACGCAATTTTTAGCGTGGCGATTTTTTTAAAAAACAAGCTTTTTTTACTCTCAATTAGAAACGCAATTTCAAGCCTAATTCTAGCCCTGCTTATCTTTTTACTCTTTTTATCATTTCGCCCACTAATTGCTTATATCGCTATTTCGGCACTTGTTGCTTCAATTTTTGTGCTATTTAGCACACTTAGGGTAGCTAAGAAGATCACGCCAGAGCTGAAATTTAGCATTAGTAATTTTAGCTTTAATGCCATAAAAACGCTTTTAAAATCAGGCATTTTTACCAGCTTTAACGCCCTAAACCGCATACTTTTAACCGGTATGGACCTTTTTATCGCAAACGTCTATTTGGGGGCAAATATGACCGGGATTTTAGCCGTTAGCAAGGCAACACCAATTGTAGCTGAGAGCTTTGTAGCACAAATTAGCGGGATTTTCACGCCAAAATTTATAGAGATTTTTTCAAAAAATGACACCGCTTTGCTAGTAAAAGAGGCGTTTTTTTCGGTGCGTTTAACGGCGTTTTTAATCATCGCTCCAATTTGCGTTTTTGTCGTATTTGGACGCGAGTTTTACACACTTTGGCTTAGCTTTAAAGACCAAAGCGAAATAGGGCTAATTTATGAAATTTCAATGATTATACTAGTGCCAATTTTACTAATAAGCTTTGTTTTCCCGCTTTTTAACATTGATACAGCTACAAATAAATTAATGCGTCCAGCGGTGGCAAATACGATTTTAGGCGTTGGCACGATTTTATCTCAAATTGCCGTTTTAAAATTTACTAACTACGGAATTTACGGCATTGTTGTCGTGGGAGTAGTGCTTTACTCGCTTAGAATTTTCATCTTTGATCCGATAAATGCCGCTTTAAATTTAAACTTAAAACTCAGCACATTTTATCCGCCAATTTTGCGTTGTATTTTCATTTTTAGCGTGATTTTAGGCGTTATGTTTTGTGCTAAAAATTACGCACAAATAGATATAAAAATTTGGAGTGAGTTTGTGTTTTACTCGCTACTTTTTGCCGTTTTTGGCTATTTTTTATCACTTGTTTTTTTATTTTCTAAATCAGAGCAATTTGTAGTCATAAATTTCATAAAATCAAAACTAAAAAGGCGTTAA
- a CDS encoding DNA ligase, with the protein MRFFVAFLLFFNLCFGEFLGLSVYKDQNISNWLVSYKLDGIRAYWDGKNLLSRNGKIINAPAQFIKNLPPFELDGELFLKNAEFEKTQSIIMDKSPNLEAWSEITYNVFDVPKAKGGLLERLSVLSENDIVKIIKQTPIKDKNELMKFYQNALNLGYEGVVLREPNAPYEFKRSKNALKFKPFFDAECEVVGINKGSGKFKDVMGSVSCKDLKTAKTFKIGSGFSDFNRVNPPKIGQIITYKYQNLTAKGLPRFPIFLRFRKD; encoded by the coding sequence TTGAGATTTTTTGTAGCGTTTTTGCTGTTTTTTAACCTCTGCTTCGGCGAATTTTTAGGGCTTAGCGTCTATAAAGACCAAAATATAAGCAACTGGCTAGTTAGCTACAAGCTTGACGGCATTAGGGCTTATTGGGACGGAAAAAATCTGCTCTCAAGAAACGGCAAAATCATAAACGCCCCAGCACAATTTATCAAAAATTTACCGCCATTTGAGCTTGATGGGGAGCTGTTTTTAAAAAACGCCGAATTTGAAAAAACTCAGTCAATCATAATGGATAAAAGCCCAAATTTAGAGGCTTGGAGCGAGATTACATACAACGTTTTTGACGTGCCAAAGGCAAAGGGCGGACTTTTAGAAAGGCTTAGCGTTTTAAGCGAAAATGATATCGTAAAAATCATAAAACAAACGCCCATAAAAGATAAAAATGAACTGATGAAATTTTATCAAAATGCCCTAAATTTAGGCTATGAAGGCGTGGTTTTAAGAGAGCCAAACGCACCTTATGAGTTTAAGCGAAGCAAAAATGCTCTGAAATTTAAGCCATTTTTTGACGCTGAGTGCGAAGTGGTAGGCATAAATAAAGGTAGTGGTAAATTTAAAGATGTTATGGGTAGCGTTAGTTGCAAAGATTTAAAAACAGCTAAAACGTTTAAAATCGGCTCAGGTTTTAGCGACTTTAACAGGGTAAATCCGCCAAAAATCGGACAAATAATCACATATAAATATCAAAATCTCACGGCAAAAGGTCTGCCACGATTTCCAATATTTTTGCGTTTTAGAAAGGATTAA
- the galE gene encoding UDP-glucose 4-epimerase GalE, translating to MNILITGGAGYIGSHVLKALLELKEHKISVIDNLSKGSLNAINELKKIADFSFFNLSLEDDLDEIFKNGNFDAIIHFAAFIEVFESTQNPLKYYLNNTANVAKILTYCQKYGVNRFIFSSTAAVYGEPNTAEVNETSLTNPINPYGHSKLMSEQIIKDFAAANSNFRYAILRYFNVAGASIDNTIGQNYPNATHLIKVAVQTALKKREQMSVFGRDYATKDGTCVRDYIHVCDLANAHISALNYINKNESETFNVGYGRGFSVLEVIEITKAVSGVNFSVIDAPRREGDPAILIANSNKLREKTDWKPKFDDLKLIVKTALEWEKKI from the coding sequence ATGAATATTTTAATTACCGGTGGGGCTGGTTATATCGGTTCGCACGTTTTAAAGGCACTTTTAGAGCTTAAAGAGCATAAAATTAGCGTGATTGATAACCTAAGCAAAGGCAGTTTAAACGCCATAAATGAGCTTAAAAAAATTGCAGATTTTTCGTTTTTTAATCTTAGTTTAGAAGACGATTTGGACGAAATTTTTAAAAATGGCAACTTTGATGCGATTATCCACTTTGCGGCCTTTATTGAAGTCTTTGAAAGCACCCAAAATCCGCTAAAATACTACCTAAACAACACCGCAAATGTGGCAAAAATTTTAACCTACTGCCAAAAATACGGCGTAAATCGCTTTATTTTTAGCTCCACGGCTGCCGTTTATGGAGAGCCAAATACCGCCGAAGTAAACGAAACAAGCCTAACAAATCCGATAAATCCTTACGGACATTCAAAGCTGATGAGCGAACAAATCATCAAGGATTTTGCTGCCGCAAATTCTAATTTTAGATACGCCATTTTGCGTTATTTTAACGTTGCAGGGGCTAGTATTGATAACACAATCGGTCAAAACTATCCAAACGCCACGCATTTAATAAAAGTAGCTGTCCAGACCGCGCTTAAAAAAAGGGAGCAAATGAGCGTTTTTGGTAGGGATTATGCCACAAAAGACGGCACTTGTGTGCGTGATTATATACACGTTTGCGACCTTGCAAATGCCCATATATCGGCACTAAACTACATAAACAAAAATGAGAGTGAAACCTTTAACGTAGGCTATGGACGTGGTTTTTCTGTGCTTGAAGTAATTGAAATCACAAAGGCTGTAAGTGGCGTAAATTTTAGCGTTATAGACGCCCCAAGGCGAGAGGGCGATCCAGCGATTTTAATAGCAAATTCAAATAAATTAAGAGAAAAAACCGACTGGAAGCCAAAATTTGATGATTTAAAATTAATTGTCAAAACCGCACTTGAGTGGGAGAAGAAAATTTAA
- a CDS encoding nucleotide sugar dehydrogenase, which translates to MKIGIIGLGYVGLPLAAAFSAKYEVVGFDINKARIDELVSGFDRTLELDKTQMQTALQNGIKFSLNLDDIKDCNFYIVTVPTPIDKNNRPDLTPVIKASQSVAKVLKKGDIVVYESTVYPGVTEEICVPILEQSGLKFNIDFFCGYSPERINPGDKEHTVTKIRKITSGSTPKIADKVDEIYSSVITAGTYKASSIKVAEAAKVIENTQRDINIAFMNELAMIFERLGIDTSEVLAAAATKWNFLNFRPGLVGGHCIGVDPYYLTHKAQELGYHPEIILAGRRINDNMGKYVASQVIKLMIKRGILINKARVLVLGVTFKENCPDIRNSRVIDVINELKDFGCVVDVSDPWASSDEVRHEYGFDLVQNYLLKDYDCVVLAVAHNEFKTLDLGDLLVYDIKNIYPKADAKL; encoded by the coding sequence ATGAAAATTGGTATTATCGGGTTAGGTTATGTCGGCTTGCCCCTGGCAGCCGCATTTAGTGCAAAATACGAAGTAGTAGGCTTTGATATAAACAAAGCAAGGATAGATGAGCTTGTTAGCGGATTTGACCGCACATTAGAGCTTGATAAGACGCAAATGCAAACAGCTTTGCAAAACGGCATAAAATTTAGCCTAAATTTAGACGACATTAAAGACTGCAATTTTTACATTGTAACCGTGCCAACGCCGATTGATAAAAACAATCGCCCAGATCTTACACCAGTTATAAAAGCTAGTCAAAGTGTCGCAAAAGTGCTAAAAAAGGGCGATATCGTGGTTTATGAAAGCACTGTTTATCCGGGCGTTACAGAAGAGATTTGTGTGCCGATTTTAGAGCAAAGTGGGCTGAAATTTAACATTGATTTTTTCTGCGGATACTCACCAGAGCGGATAAATCCGGGCGATAAAGAGCATACCGTGACAAAAATACGCAAAATCACAAGTGGCTCAACGCCAAAAATTGCTGATAAAGTAGATGAAATTTATAGCTCAGTAATCACAGCAGGGACGTATAAGGCTAGTTCTATCAAGGTTGCTGAGGCTGCAAAGGTCATTGAAAACACGCAAAGAGATATAAATATCGCATTTATGAACGAACTTGCGATGATTTTTGAGCGTCTTGGCATTGACACGAGCGAGGTTTTAGCAGCGGCAGCGACAAAGTGGAATTTCTTAAATTTTCGCCCAGGGCTTGTTGGTGGACACTGCATCGGCGTTGATCCATACTACCTAACTCACAAGGCACAAGAGCTAGGATACCACCCAGAAATTATTCTAGCAGGTCGCAGGATCAATGATAATATGGGCAAATACGTAGCAAGTCAGGTCATAAAACTAATGATAAAACGTGGAATTTTAATCAATAAAGCACGTGTTTTAGTCCTTGGTGTTACGTTTAAAGAAAATTGCCCAGATATCCGCAACTCACGCGTTATAGACGTTATAAACGAGCTTAAAGATTTTGGCTGTGTAGTTGATGTAAGCGATCCTTGGGCTAGCAGCGATGAGGTAAGGCACGAATACGGCTTTGATTTGGTGCAAAATTATTTGCTAAAAGACTATGACTGCGTTGTTTTAGCGGTTGCTCACAATGAGTTTAAAACTCTAGATTTAGGCGATTTGCTCGTTTATGATATAAAAAATATCTATCCAAAAGCAGACGCAAAGCTTTAA
- a CDS encoding NAD-dependent epimerase produces MKILVTGTAGFIGFHLANALTERGDEVVGFDNINDYYDVNLKFARLKNAGFDVSEIDEKKLIRSKTKPNLAFIKADLADTDTLKRLFKEQNFDVVVNLAAQAGVRYSLINPQAYIDSNITGFLNILENCRHNGTKNLVYASSSSVYGLNENMPFSTHEAVNHPISLYAASKKSNEMMAHTYSHLFGVPTTGLRFFTVYGPWGRPDMALFLFVKAALNGEKIDVFNHGKMKRDFTYVDDIVKGIIKCIDNPARKNPKWSGLNPDPATSSAPFKIYNIGNNNPVELMSYIRAIELKIGREIDKNFLPLQAGDVPATFADVSDLVADFDYKPNTSVNDGVARFIEWYCDFYGVKI; encoded by the coding sequence ATGAAAATTTTAGTAACTGGCACGGCTGGATTTATCGGATTTCATCTTGCAAATGCACTCACGGAGCGTGGCGACGAGGTTGTTGGCTTTGATAATATAAACGACTATTACGATGTAAATTTAAAATTTGCACGGCTTAAAAACGCTGGATTTGATGTGAGTGAGATTGATGAGAAAAAATTAATCCGCTCAAAAACTAAGCCAAATTTAGCCTTTATCAAAGCCGATTTGGCCGACACCGACACGCTAAAAAGGCTATTTAAAGAGCAAAATTTTGACGTCGTGGTAAATTTAGCCGCACAAGCCGGGGTTAGATACTCGCTAATTAACCCACAAGCCTACATTGACAGCAATATCACTGGCTTTTTAAATATCCTTGAAAATTGTCGCCACAATGGCACAAAAAACCTAGTTTATGCAAGTTCAAGCTCGGTTTATGGACTTAATGAAAATATGCCGTTTTCAACCCACGAAGCGGTAAATCACCCAATTAGCCTTTATGCTGCAAGTAAAAAAAGCAATGAGATGATGGCTCACACTTACAGCCACCTTTTTGGTGTGCCAACTACTGGGCTTAGGTTTTTTACCGTTTATGGACCTTGGGGTCGCCCTGATATGGCACTATTTTTGTTTGTTAAAGCTGCCTTAAATGGCGAGAAAATAGACGTTTTTAACCACGGTAAGATGAAGCGAGATTTTACCTATGTTGATGATATTGTAAAAGGCATTATTAAGTGTATTGATAATCCAGCACGAAAAAATCCTAAGTGGAGTGGGCTAAATCCAGACCCAGCTACATCATCAGCACCATTTAAAATTTATAATATCGGCAACAACAATCCAGTTGAATTAATGTCGTATATTAGGGCTATTGAGCTTAAAATCGGGCGTGAGATTGATAAAAATTTCTTACCACTTCAAGCAGGTGATGTCCCTGCTACATTTGCAGACGTTAGCGACTTGGTGGCTGACTTTGACTACAAGCCAAATACGAGCGTAAATGACGGCGTAGCAAGGTTTATTGAGTGGTATTGCGATTTTTATGGGGTTAAAATTTGA
- a CDS encoding glycosyltransferase family 25 protein produces MQVYLISLQKDELRREALKNRFKSYDNFKIINGVDARDFSLNEYYKIALKSFMSYKRLLSPAEIGCALSHKKAYAEFLKSGDDFGLIFEDDVIGDDFGIKKAEDYAKLIPKDAILILGGQDGLDGRFSAFGKRIKDELFLVSKHSFGSIYRAACYIVTKQSATALLKTQENAPCTADLWSYLLSKDNLKMYFADIFAHPTDLSTSNLEGERLDRTALYKIGFKEYLATLKFLLFSRLETVFFGYERIFKK; encoded by the coding sequence ATGCAAGTTTATTTAATCTCATTACAAAAAGATGAGTTAAGGCGAGAAGCCCTAAAAAATCGCTTTAAAAGCTATGATAATTTTAAAATCATTAACGGCGTTGATGCTAGAGATTTTAGCCTAAATGAGTATTATAAAATCGCTCTAAAATCCTTTATGAGCTATAAAAGGCTATTAAGTCCGGCTGAGATTGGCTGTGCTTTATCTCACAAAAAGGCTTACGCTGAGTTTTTAAAAAGTGGCGATGATTTTGGCTTAATCTTTGAAGATGACGTAATTGGCGATGATTTTGGCATTAAAAAGGCGGAAGATTACGCTAAATTAATCCCAAAAGATGCGATCTTAATACTTGGCGGACAAGACGGACTTGATGGCAGGTTTAGTGCATTTGGCAAACGCATAAAAGATGAGCTATTTTTGGTTTCAAAACACTCATTTGGCTCGATTTACAGAGCCGCTTGCTACATTGTAACAAAACAAAGTGCCACCGCTCTTTTAAAAACGCAAGAAAACGCACCTTGCACGGCTGATTTGTGGAGCTATCTTTTAAGCAAAGATAACTTAAAAATGTATTTTGCCGATATTTTTGCCCACCCAACCGATTTAAGCACCTCAAATTTAGAAGGCGAAAGACTTGATAGAACAGCACTTTATAAAATCGGCTTTAAAGAGTATTTGGCGACTTTAAAATTTTTACTTTTTTCAAGGCTTGAGACCGTGTTTTTTGGATATGAACGGATTTTTAAAAAATGA
- a CDS encoding UDP-glucose dehydrogenase family protein: MKISVVGTGYVGLVSGACFAKMGNEVTCIDIDKNKIERLKNGEIPIYEPGLSEIVKECVANGTLKFSTDLKDGLNAKALFIAVGTPMGADGQADLRYVLDVAKSIGENLENPLIIVDKSTVPVGTADKVSEVIANELKKRNLQINFEVVSNPEFLKEGAAVEDFLKPDRVVIGARSEWGFGVMRELYSPFMKNHDRLICMDVRSAEMTKYAANSMLATKISFINEMANICELVGADINLVRKGIGSDSRIGYSFIYPGCGYGGSCFPKDVEALIYTAKQNGFEPSILNAVESRNKAQKRVLFDKIYRFFSGDLNGKTIALWGLAFKPNTDDMREASSLTLINLLQNAGANVVAYDPKAVSEAKKYLPNSDVKYAKNKYDALNNADALALVTEWSEFRSPDFLEIKQRLKNAVIFDGRNQYDAKILSEYGFKYYQIGVRENGEF; encoded by the coding sequence ATGAAAATTTCAGTTGTTGGCACTGGTTACGTTGGTTTAGTAAGCGGTGCCTGTTTTGCAAAAATGGGCAATGAAGTAACCTGCATTGATATTGATAAAAATAAGATAGAACGCCTAAAAAACGGCGAAATCCCAATCTATGAGCCAGGACTTAGCGAGATTGTAAAAGAGTGCGTGGCAAACGGCACTTTAAAATTTAGCACCGATTTAAAGGACGGCTTAAATGCAAAAGCCCTATTTATCGCTGTTGGCACACCAATGGGAGCGGACGGACAGGCTGATTTAAGATATGTTTTAGATGTTGCAAAAAGTATAGGAGAAAACTTAGAAAATCCCCTAATTATCGTAGATAAATCAACGGTGCCAGTTGGCACAGCTGATAAGGTAAGCGAGGTCATTGCAAACGAGCTAAAAAAGCGAAATTTACAGATTAATTTTGAAGTGGTTTCAAACCCAGAGTTTTTAAAAGAGGGTGCGGCTGTGGAGGACTTTTTAAAGCCAGATAGGGTGGTTATCGGAGCAAGAAGCGAGTGGGGATTTGGCGTTATGCGTGAGCTTTACTCGCCGTTTATGAAAAATCACGATAGGCTAATTTGTATGGATGTCCGCTCAGCTGAGATGACAAAATACGCTGCAAATTCAATGTTAGCGACTAAAATTAGTTTTATAAACGAAATGGCAAATATCTGCGAGCTTGTGGGAGCTGATATAAATTTAGTGCGTAAGGGCATAGGTAGCGACTCGCGTATTGGTTATAGCTTTATTTATCCGGGTTGTGGATATGGCGGTAGTTGCTTTCCAAAAGACGTTGAAGCGCTCATTTACACCGCTAAGCAAAACGGCTTTGAGCCTAGCATTTTAAATGCCGTTGAGAGTAGAAACAAGGCTCAAAAAAGGGTGCTTTTTGATAAAATTTACCGCTTTTTTAGTGGCGATTTAAATGGCAAAACTATAGCACTTTGGGGACTTGCGTTTAAGCCAAATACTGATGATATGAGAGAGGCTAGCTCGCTTACTTTAATAAATTTATTGCAAAACGCAGGTGCAAACGTGGTTGCTTACGATCCAAAGGCAGTTAGCGAGGCTAAAAAATATCTACCAAACAGCGACGTAAAATATGCAAAAAATAAGTATGACGCTCTAAATAACGCCGATGCTTTGGCGTTAGTAACCGAATGGAGTGAGTTTAGGTCGCCTGATTTTTTAGAGATAAAACAGCGTCTTAAAAATGCCGTGATTTTTGATGGCAGAAATCAATATGACGCTAAAATTTTAAGCGAATATGGGTTTAAGTATTATCAAATTGGTGTGAGAGAAAATGGCGAATTTTAA